A genomic stretch from Gopherus flavomarginatus isolate rGopFla2 chromosome 3, rGopFla2.mat.asm, whole genome shotgun sequence includes:
- the LOC127047260 gene encoding uncharacterized protein LOC127047260, whose protein sequence is MQSPENRKRAPAWSTQELLDLIAVWGEESVLSELRSSRRNEKTFEKISNAMRERGHTRDSLQCRVKMKELRQAYQKTKAAKGRSGSAPKTCRFYDELNAILGNSATTNPPLSVDSEVGVVIPATTEDLFDRDYQYDEDGEEEAPAESTEHFIPPNRQDLFLTLTEVPCQPSQGSTPENEAEEPSSAAHFSSLPLSSPLRGGGITRRLRKRRMREDMFTEIMAVTRTERAQQGDWKQLVAKYREAASQREDRRDQHEDRRDAKNDVRWQEDQRWRAATVDLLRDQTDILRDMLQELRGFRMPLQPVYNLPQYSPCPTPSRTRRVRTRGGRLSAPAPSTAEDTPTRRLSLN, encoded by the exons ggagcacacaggagttactcgatctgatagctgtatggggagaagagtcagtgctttcagaactgcgctcgagcagacgaaatgagaaaacctttgaaaaaatttctaatgccatgcgggagaggggacataccagggactcgttacagtgccgagtgaaaatgaaagagctcagacaggcgtatcagaagaccaaagcagcaaagggcaggtcaggctctgcccccaaaacatgccggttctacgacgagcttaacgcaatattggggaacagcgcaacgacgaacccccccttgtctgtggattcagaggtgggcgtcGTGATTCCTGccactacggaagatttatttgaccGCGAttatcagtatgatgaggacggagaggaggaggctccagcagagagcacagagcattttatccccccaaacaggcaggatcttttcctcacccttactgaggttccctgccagccatctcaaggcagtactccagaaaatgaagctgaggaaccgtcctctg ctgcacatttctccagcctccctctctcttctcctctacgtggggggggtatcacaagaagactgaggaaaaggaggatgcgtgaggacatgttcaccgaaattatggcagtaacccgtacagagagagctcagcagggggactggaaacaattggtcgcaaagtacagggaggctgccagtcaacgcgaagacaggagggaccaacacgaagacaggagggacgccaaaaatgatgtcaggtggcaggaagatcagcgctggcgagcagcaacggtggatcttcttcgtgatcagactgacatcctccgcgatatgctgcaagagctccgtggtttcagaatgcccctacagcccgtgtataacctccctcagtactcaccctgtcccacaccttccagaaccaggcgtgtaagaacgcgtgggggaaggctctctgcaccagccccctccaccgctgaggacactccaaccagaaggctttcattaaattga